In a single window of the Candidatus Dependentiae bacterium genome:
- a CDS encoding PspC domain-containing protein gives MAQQLYRSNTNRKIAGICGGIGNYFDIDPVLVRLIWLLFVFMGGTGIFAYLIGWLIIPLENSSN, from the coding sequence ATGGCCCAACAACTTTATAGATCAAATACAAATCGTAAAATTGCAGGAATATGTGGTGGAATTGGAAATTATTTTGATATTGATCCAGTTTTAGTGCGGCTCATCTGGCTTCTCTTTGTATTCATGGGGGGAACAGGAATATTCGCATACCTAATAGGCTGGCTTATAATTCCACTAGAAAATTCTAGCAATTGA